In Musa acuminata AAA Group cultivar baxijiao chromosome BXJ2-3, Cavendish_Baxijiao_AAA, whole genome shotgun sequence, the following proteins share a genomic window:
- the LOC135607458 gene encoding calcium-dependent protein kinase 26-like isoform X1, with amino-acid sequence MGNTCRGGSLVGSRYFPSYSGPTDRSSSCSSSDGTPRYHLSFSHLDPDEPPQPAAKPDRDGAMRRSGDGSATWVLGHRTANLRDLYTLGRKLGQGQFGTTYLCTEVATGREYACKSISKRKLIAKEDVEDVRREIQIMHHLSGHKNVVTIKGAYEDPLYVHIVMELCEGGELFDRIIQRGHYSELKAAELTRIIVGVVEACHSLGVMHRDLKPENFLLANRDDDSSLKAIDFGLSVFFKPGQIFTDVVGSPYYVAPEVLCKHYGPEADVWTAGVILYILLSGVPPFWAGIVLICAFTKFCEFLGLNCACFSETQQGIFDAVLKGVIDFDSEPWPMISDSAKDLIRKMLCSRPSDRLTAHEVLCHPWICENGVAPDQALDPAVLSRLKQFSAMNKLKKMALRVIAESLSEEEIAGLKEMFQAMDTDSSGAITFDELKEGLRLYGSNLKESEIRSLMDAADVDNSGTIDYGEFVAATIHLNKLEREEHLVAAFSYFDKDGSGYITVDELQQACKDHNMTDVQIDDIIREVDQDNDGRIDYGEFVAMMQKGNMGHGRITMQRMRNSLNISMKDAPGAH; translated from the exons ATGGGCAACACCTGCCGTGGCGGATCGTTAGTAGGAAGCAGGTACTTTCCCAGCTACAGCGGGCCTACCGACCGGTCCTCCTCTTGCTCGTCCTCCGACGGCACCCCTCGCTACCACCTGTCCTTCTCCCACCTCGACCCGGACGAGCCCCCGCAGCCGGCAGCAAAGCCCGATCGTGACGGCGCCATGCGGCGCAGCGGCGACGGCAGCGCCACCTGGGTCCTCGGCCACAGGACCGCCAACCTCCGCGACCTCTACACCCTCGGCCGCAAGTTGGGGCAGGGCCAGTTCGGCACTACGTACCTGTGCACCGAGGTGGCCACGGGGAGGGAGTACGCCTGCAAGTCCATCTCCAAGCGAAAGCTGATCGCCAAGGAGGACGTGGAGGACGTGAGGCGGGAGATCCAGATCATGCACCACCTGTCGGGGCACAAGAACGTGGTCACCATCAAGGGCGCGTACGAGGACCCACTGTACGTGCACATCGTGATGGAGCTGTGCGAGGGCGGGGAGCTCTTCGACCGCATCATACAGCGGGGGCACTACAGCGAGCTCAAGGCCGCCGAGCTGACCAGGATCATCGTCGGGGTCGTCGAGGCGTGCCACTCGCTGGGGGTTATGCACAGGGACCTCAAGCCAGAGAACTTCTTGCTGGCTAATAGGGACGACGACTCCTCGCTCAAGGCCATAGACTTTGGGCTCTCCGTCTTCTTCAAGCCCG GCCAGATCTTTACAGACGTTGTTGGCAGTCCATATTATGTAGCTCCTGAGGTACTATGCAAGCACTACGGACCAGAAGCTGATGTCTGGACAGCTGGGGTGATACTATACATATTGTTGAGTGGGGTGCCACCCTTTTGGGCAGGTATAGTTCTTATTTGTGCTTTTACAAAATTTTGTGAATTCCTAGGACTGAATTGTGCCTGTTTTTCAGAAACACAACAAGGAATATTTGATGCAGTTTTGAAGGGAGTCATTGACTTTGACTCAGAACCATGGCCAATGATCTCTGATAGTGCAAAGGACCTCATAAGAAAAATGCTCTGCTCTCGACCTTCAGATCGCCTAACAGCTCACGAAGTACTTT GTCACCCGTGGATATGTGAAAATGGTGTTGCTCCAGACCAAGCACTGGATCCAGCTGTACTCTCTCGGCTTAAACAATTCTCAGCAATGAATAAGTTGAAGAAGATGGCTTTAAGA GTAATAGCTGAGAGCCTTTCAGAGGAGGAGATTGCTGGACTTAAAGAAATGTTCCAAGCAATGGATACCGACAGCAGTGGTGCAATCACGTTTGATGAGCTAAAAGAGGGTCTCAGACTATACGGTTCAAATTTGAAGGAATCTGAAATCCGTTCCCTCATGGATGCT GCTGATGTGGACAACAGTGGCACCATTGATTACGGGGAATTTGTAGCCGCAACAATACATCTAAACAAACTAGAGCGTGAAGAGCATTTAGTGGCAGCATTTTCTTACTTTGACAAGGATGGAAGTGGTTATATTACAGTCGACGAACTTCAGCAAGCTTGTAAGGACCACAATATGACTGATGTTCAGATTGATGATATTATTAGAGAAGTTGATCAGGATAAT GATGGTCGTATCGACTATGGTGAGTTTGTTGCTATGATGCAAAAGGGAAACATGGGGCATGGAAGAATAACCATGCAGAGAATGCGGAATAGTTTGAATATTAGCATGAAAGATGCACCAGGAGCTCACTGA
- the LOC135607458 gene encoding calcium-dependent protein kinase 26-like isoform X2, whose protein sequence is MGNTCRGGSLVGSRYFPSYSGPTDRSSSCSSSDGTPRYHLSFSHLDPDEPPQPAAKPDRDGAMRRSGDGSATWVLGHRTANLRDLYTLGRKLGQGQFGTTYLCTEVATGREYACKSISKRKLIAKEDVEDVRREIQIMHHLSGHKNVVTIKGAYEDPLYVHIVMELCEGGELFDRIIQRGHYSELKAAELTRIIVGVVEACHSLGVMHRDLKPENFLLANRDDDSSLKAIDFGLSVFFKPGQIFTDVVGSPYYVAPEVLCKHYGPEADVWTAGVILYILLSGVPPFWAETQQGIFDAVLKGVIDFDSEPWPMISDSAKDLIRKMLCSRPSDRLTAHEVLCHPWICENGVAPDQALDPAVLSRLKQFSAMNKLKKMALRVIAESLSEEEIAGLKEMFQAMDTDSSGAITFDELKEGLRLYGSNLKESEIRSLMDAADVDNSGTIDYGEFVAATIHLNKLEREEHLVAAFSYFDKDGSGYITVDELQQACKDHNMTDVQIDDIIREVDQDNDGRIDYGEFVAMMQKGNMGHGRITMQRMRNSLNISMKDAPGAH, encoded by the exons ATGGGCAACACCTGCCGTGGCGGATCGTTAGTAGGAAGCAGGTACTTTCCCAGCTACAGCGGGCCTACCGACCGGTCCTCCTCTTGCTCGTCCTCCGACGGCACCCCTCGCTACCACCTGTCCTTCTCCCACCTCGACCCGGACGAGCCCCCGCAGCCGGCAGCAAAGCCCGATCGTGACGGCGCCATGCGGCGCAGCGGCGACGGCAGCGCCACCTGGGTCCTCGGCCACAGGACCGCCAACCTCCGCGACCTCTACACCCTCGGCCGCAAGTTGGGGCAGGGCCAGTTCGGCACTACGTACCTGTGCACCGAGGTGGCCACGGGGAGGGAGTACGCCTGCAAGTCCATCTCCAAGCGAAAGCTGATCGCCAAGGAGGACGTGGAGGACGTGAGGCGGGAGATCCAGATCATGCACCACCTGTCGGGGCACAAGAACGTGGTCACCATCAAGGGCGCGTACGAGGACCCACTGTACGTGCACATCGTGATGGAGCTGTGCGAGGGCGGGGAGCTCTTCGACCGCATCATACAGCGGGGGCACTACAGCGAGCTCAAGGCCGCCGAGCTGACCAGGATCATCGTCGGGGTCGTCGAGGCGTGCCACTCGCTGGGGGTTATGCACAGGGACCTCAAGCCAGAGAACTTCTTGCTGGCTAATAGGGACGACGACTCCTCGCTCAAGGCCATAGACTTTGGGCTCTCCGTCTTCTTCAAGCCCG GCCAGATCTTTACAGACGTTGTTGGCAGTCCATATTATGTAGCTCCTGAGGTACTATGCAAGCACTACGGACCAGAAGCTGATGTCTGGACAGCTGGGGTGATACTATACATATTGTTGAGTGGGGTGCCACCCTTTTGGGCAG AAACACAACAAGGAATATTTGATGCAGTTTTGAAGGGAGTCATTGACTTTGACTCAGAACCATGGCCAATGATCTCTGATAGTGCAAAGGACCTCATAAGAAAAATGCTCTGCTCTCGACCTTCAGATCGCCTAACAGCTCACGAAGTACTTT GTCACCCGTGGATATGTGAAAATGGTGTTGCTCCAGACCAAGCACTGGATCCAGCTGTACTCTCTCGGCTTAAACAATTCTCAGCAATGAATAAGTTGAAGAAGATGGCTTTAAGA GTAATAGCTGAGAGCCTTTCAGAGGAGGAGATTGCTGGACTTAAAGAAATGTTCCAAGCAATGGATACCGACAGCAGTGGTGCAATCACGTTTGATGAGCTAAAAGAGGGTCTCAGACTATACGGTTCAAATTTGAAGGAATCTGAAATCCGTTCCCTCATGGATGCT GCTGATGTGGACAACAGTGGCACCATTGATTACGGGGAATTTGTAGCCGCAACAATACATCTAAACAAACTAGAGCGTGAAGAGCATTTAGTGGCAGCATTTTCTTACTTTGACAAGGATGGAAGTGGTTATATTACAGTCGACGAACTTCAGCAAGCTTGTAAGGACCACAATATGACTGATGTTCAGATTGATGATATTATTAGAGAAGTTGATCAGGATAAT GATGGTCGTATCGACTATGGTGAGTTTGTTGCTATGATGCAAAAGGGAAACATGGGGCATGGAAGAATAACCATGCAGAGAATGCGGAATAGTTTGAATATTAGCATGAAAGATGCACCAGGAGCTCACTGA